One genomic segment of Rivularia sp. PCC 7116 includes these proteins:
- a CDS encoding efflux RND transporter periplasmic adaptor subunit translates to MPYFRGRVGGGAMTAGDSNFSDIPAEEETVIEETTFKDYPKTSKQRPWWTIMLMGMALGIGIAMGGMRLLGNRPKSEPKVANPSTQALAPAMTVNLALVEFTKVARNLNVTGTVAASELTPVLPQSNGLQVKQILVKQGDSVKENQVMAVLDDSLLQDQIRQAKAEVESQQAEVASREADLSSRQAALESSRANVISNQATVEQRQADLAQAKAKLREAQRNYQRNLKLSNQGAISKQLFETAETNFETAKEAVRIAQANIRSAQANVNSAQANVNSAQASISSAKAKVNSAQAGVRSATARVQQLKTQLGQTVVRAPVSGIVAEKLARVGDITGVPPQTQVGTVVGGTQKLFSIIRQGNLELQAKVPTVQLSQIEIGAPAQITTDANNRVKLRGKVTEIEPVVNQQRREATVKIDLPPTELLKPGMFARAAIVTDTNMALAIPQKAVLPQPDGSAIVFTINEDKIASSRKVETGEILKDGKIEIKSGLQTGKSVVVNGAGYLKDGDKVRVAKQ, encoded by the coding sequence ATGCCGTATTTTCGCGGTAGGGTAGGAGGTGGAGCAATGACAGCAGGGGACTCGAATTTTTCCGATATTCCAGCAGAAGAAGAAACAGTAATCGAAGAAACTACGTTCAAAGATTATCCCAAAACCAGCAAGCAGCGTCCTTGGTGGACAATAATGCTTATGGGTATGGCTCTAGGTATTGGAATAGCTATGGGAGGAATGCGTCTGCTAGGCAATCGTCCCAAAAGCGAACCAAAGGTAGCAAATCCATCTACTCAAGCGCTTGCTCCAGCAATGACTGTTAATCTTGCTTTAGTCGAATTTACTAAAGTTGCTCGTAATCTTAATGTTACTGGTACTGTTGCAGCTAGTGAATTGACTCCGGTATTACCTCAATCTAATGGTTTGCAAGTCAAGCAAATTCTGGTTAAACAGGGAGATTCCGTTAAAGAAAATCAAGTAATGGCAGTTTTAGACGATTCGCTTCTACAAGACCAAATCCGTCAAGCAAAAGCAGAAGTCGAATCTCAACAAGCCGAAGTCGCTTCTAGAGAAGCAGATTTGTCTTCCAGACAGGCAGCTTTAGAATCAAGTAGAGCAAATGTAATATCAAATCAAGCAACAGTCGAGCAGAGACAAGCCGATTTAGCACAAGCCAAAGCAAAACTTAGAGAAGCTCAAAGAAATTACCAGCGCAATTTAAAGCTTTCCAATCAAGGTGCTATCAGTAAGCAATTATTTGAAACTGCTGAAACTAATTTTGAAACTGCAAAAGAAGCAGTACGCATTGCACAAGCAAATATTCGTAGCGCTCAAGCTAATGTAAATAGCGCTCAAGCTAATGTAAATAGCGCTCAAGCAAGCATCAGCAGCGCTAAAGCGAAGGTTAACAGCGCTCAAGCAGGTGTTCGTAGCGCTACAGCTAGAGTGCAACAGTTAAAAACTCAATTGGGACAAACTGTAGTCCGCGCTCCCGTTTCCGGAATAGTTGCCGAAAAATTAGCCAGAGTCGGAGATATTACTGGTGTACCACCGCAAACCCAAGTAGGAACAGTAGTTGGTGGAACCCAAAAGTTATTTTCAATAATTCGTCAAGGAAATTTAGAATTACAAGCCAAAGTCCCCACAGTTCAATTATCTCAGATAGAAATTGGCGCACCAGCCCAAATTACAACTGATGCAAACAATCGGGTTAAATTGCGAGGAAAAGTTACAGAAATAGAGCCAGTAGTCAATCAACAACGACGCGAAGCCACAGTAAAAATTGACTTACCGCCTACAGAATTACTCAAACCGGGAATGTTTGCTCGCGCTGCAATTGTGACTGACACAAATATGGCTCTAGCAATACCCCAAAAAGCAGTACTCCCTCAACCCGACGGAAGCGCAATAGTATTCACAATCAATGAAGACAAAATCGCCAGCAGTAGAAAAGTAGAAACCGGAGAAATCCTCAAAGACGGAAAAATAGAAATTAAAAGTGGCTTACAAACCGGAAAAAGCGTTGTCGTGAACGGTGCTGGGTATTTAAAAGATGGCGACAAAGTACGGGTGGCGAAACAATAA
- a CDS encoding efflux RND transporter permease subunit, with protein sequence MNVSAWSIKKPIPTIVLFLILTIVGWFCFNTLGIDTNPNIDIPAVQVTVTQPGAGPTELESQVTKKIEDAVAGLGNIDELRSVVTDGVSTTTINFDLGIDSDRATNDVRNAIAQIRQSLPQDINDPIVQRLEFSGSAVMTYVVSSDKRSVEELSNLVDETISRALLSVKGVAQIRRVGGVDREIRVNLDPERLQSLGITATQVNDQLRAFNINLPGGRAEIGGSEQSIRTLGSAQSVDILRNYEIILPNGGSVALSTLGNVEDSFGEVRQTARLNNKPVVAFQVLRSTGSVMVAVEEGAKAEVEKLKKTLPQDVKMELIFTRATFVRNSYESTMNELLIASVLAVIVILLFLRNWRATLITAVTLPLSIIPTFGVMFALGYTLNNMTLLGLGLAVGNLVDDAVVEIENMERHLGMGKEPKQAAFDSSAEMGLAVIATSATIVAVFLPVAFMGGIPGQFFQPFAMTVTAATVFSTAVARMVTPMMGAYLLQSKNVENQRFKVKKNNPKSFRRFQPYASTLRWALRHRITTLLLALAFFIGSLMLVPMIPKGLVDGADVGISGVSIELAPGSTLEDTKQVVTQATNLITQSPAVESVLSTENVGSANLTIRLKPKEERDSQSEFEEQVRPQFAQIPGARISFQSTGAVGGGKDLTIVLQSENPQALKKAADDLEKQMRSIPGLVEATSTASLVKPEILVVPDPQRAADLGVTVQSIARTASLATIGDGDANLAKYNLPDRQIPIRVQINSQAREDIINIKNLQVPSQNGGLVPLLAVADIRFGSGAATINRFDRMRQVSVEANLQGISLGDGLQAVNQLSAMQNLPAEVMRRSAGDAEIMEDIFGRFGAALGLAVMMIYAILVILYNNFLHPITIMVALPLCLGGTLLALLIAQKALGLYALIGIVLLLGIVTKNSILLVDYAIIGLEQGKRQRQAVLDAGVSRLRPILMTSLSTIAGTFPLALGLGAGAEVRQSMGVAVIGGFTTSTLLTLVVVPVLFTYIDNFQHWIIDMVKYGFKKKTARRVIEADKTVKLPPAS encoded by the coding sequence ATGAATGTCTCCGCTTGGTCGATCAAAAAACCAATTCCTACAATAGTTTTATTTTTAATTCTTACTATAGTTGGCTGGTTTTGTTTCAATACTTTGGGTATTGATACCAACCCCAATATTGATATTCCTGCGGTTCAAGTTACGGTAACTCAACCTGGTGCAGGTCCTACAGAACTTGAATCTCAAGTAACTAAGAAAATTGAAGACGCTGTTGCTGGCTTGGGCAACATTGATGAATTGCGGTCGGTTGTTACCGATGGCGTTTCTACTACTACTATTAACTTTGACTTAGGAATCGATAGCGATCGCGCGACTAATGATGTGCGTAATGCTATAGCCCAAATTCGTCAGAGTCTTCCTCAAGATATTAATGACCCAATCGTGCAGCGTCTGGAGTTTTCCGGTAGCGCTGTGATGACTTATGTGGTCAGTTCGGATAAACGCTCTGTAGAAGAGTTAAGTAATCTGGTTGATGAAACTATTAGCCGTGCTTTGCTATCTGTAAAAGGTGTAGCCCAAATCCGCCGTGTAGGGGGAGTTGACCGAGAAATTCGCGTTAATCTCGATCCAGAACGCTTGCAATCGTTAGGTATCACCGCTACTCAGGTAAACGACCAATTACGAGCTTTTAATATTAATTTACCAGGTGGTCGCGCTGAAATTGGAGGAAGCGAGCAAAGTATCCGTACTTTAGGTAGTGCCCAAAGTGTAGACATTTTAAGAAATTATGAAATTATTCTTCCTAATGGTGGTTCGGTTGCTTTGTCTACTTTAGGAAATGTAGAAGACAGCTTTGGTGAAGTACGTCAAACAGCACGCTTGAATAACAAACCAGTAGTTGCTTTTCAGGTATTGCGTAGTACTGGTAGTGTCATGGTAGCAGTGGAAGAAGGAGCAAAAGCTGAGGTTGAAAAGCTGAAAAAAACTCTTCCTCAAGACGTAAAAATGGAATTGATTTTTACTAGAGCTACTTTTGTTCGTAATTCTTACGAAAGTACGATGAATGAACTATTAATAGCATCTGTATTAGCTGTGATAGTGATTTTGTTGTTTTTACGCAACTGGCGAGCAACTTTAATTACAGCAGTAACTTTACCTTTATCAATTATTCCTACCTTTGGGGTAATGTTTGCTTTAGGCTACACTCTCAACAATATGACACTGTTGGGTTTGGGTTTAGCGGTAGGTAACTTAGTAGATGATGCCGTTGTAGAAATTGAAAACATGGAACGGCACTTGGGTATGGGTAAAGAACCCAAGCAAGCGGCTTTTGACTCTTCAGCAGAAATGGGTTTAGCAGTAATTGCGACTTCGGCGACAATTGTAGCCGTATTTCTACCCGTTGCATTCATGGGCGGAATTCCCGGTCAATTTTTTCAACCCTTCGCCATGACAGTTACTGCCGCGACTGTATTCTCCACAGCAGTAGCGCGGATGGTAACGCCGATGATGGGAGCCTATTTGTTACAGTCAAAGAATGTTGAAAATCAAAGGTTCAAGGTTAAAAAAAATAATCCCAAATCTTTTCGTCGTTTCCAACCCTACGCTTCCACGCTCAGGTGGGCTTTGCGTCATCGCATCACTACTTTACTGCTGGCTTTAGCTTTCTTTATTGGTAGCTTAATGTTGGTACCGATGATTCCTAAGGGTTTGGTTGATGGAGCCGATGTTGGTATTTCTGGGGTATCTATAGAACTAGCACCAGGTTCAACTTTGGAGGACACCAAGCAAGTGGTGACGCAAGCGACAAATTTAATTACGCAAAGCCCTGCGGTTGAAAGCGTTTTATCCACAGAAAACGTTGGTTCGGCGAACCTTACCATTAGATTGAAGCCTAAAGAAGAACGAGATTCTCAAAGCGAGTTTGAAGAACAAGTACGTCCGCAGTTTGCCCAAATTCCAGGAGCAAGAATTAGTTTTCAAAGTACTGGTGCAGTGGGTGGTGGAAAAGATTTAACTATAGTTTTGCAAAGTGAAAATCCCCAAGCCTTGAAAAAAGCTGCTGATGATTTAGAAAAGCAGATGCGAAGCATACCGGGATTGGTGGAAGCAACTTCTACAGCTAGTTTGGTGAAACCAGAAATTTTGGTAGTACCCGATCCACAAAGAGCCGCAGATTTAGGTGTTACCGTACAGTCAATTGCACGTACTGCAAGTCTGGCGACTATCGGCGATGGCGATGCTAATTTAGCAAAATATAATCTTCCCGACCGTCAAATTCCCATTCGAGTACAAATCAACTCCCAAGCCCGCGAAGACATCATTAATATAAAAAATCTCCAAGTCCCCTCTCAAAATGGCGGTCTGGTGCCTTTATTAGCGGTTGCAGATATCCGTTTTGGTAGTGGTGCGGCGACTATCAATCGCTTTGATAGAATGCGTCAAGTTTCTGTGGAAGCTAATTTACAAGGTATTTCCTTGGGAGACGGATTGCAGGCTGTGAATCAGCTAAGTGCGATGCAAAATTTACCCGCAGAAGTAATGCGACGTTCGGCTGGAGATGCTGAAATTATGGAAGACATTTTCGGACGTTTCGGTGCTGCATTGGGTTTAGCAGTAATGATGATTTACGCTATTCTGGTTATTTTATATAATAATTTCCTGCACCCAATCACTATTATGGTGGCGCTACCTTTATGTCTAGGGGGTACTTTACTCGCATTGTTGATAGCTCAAAAAGCCTTAGGACTATATGCTTTGATTGGTATCGTATTACTACTAGGAATTGTCACCAAAAACTCCATTCTTTTAGTAGATTATGCAATTATTGGTTTAGAGCAAGGTAAACGCCAGCGGCAAGCAGTTTTAGATGCTGGGGTATCTCGCTTGCGACCGATTTTGATGACTTCTCTTTCTACAATTGCAGGTACTTTCCCCTTAGCATTAGGACTTGGCGCTGGTGCAGAAGTCCGGCAATCAATGGGTGTTGCAGTCATCGGCGGTTTCACAACTTCTACATTATTAACCTTGGTTGTAGTACCAGTGTTGTTTACCTACATTGATAACTTTCAGCATTGGATTATCGATATGGTGAAATACGGTTTTAAGAAGAAAACAGCACGTCGAGTTATCGAAGCAGATAAAACAGTTAAGTTACCACCAGCAAGCTAG
- the bcp gene encoding thioredoxin-dependent thiol peroxidase — translation MSQLSNIIKMGEKAPSFSAVDQHGNLVRLEDFKSSWLVLYFYPKDNTPGCTVEAKDFSEYKSKFDEIGAKIVGVSPDSEKSHCKFINKYNLSIQLLSDPEQEVCEAYGVWQLKKFMGKEYMGVVRSTFLITPDARLAYIWSNVRTKGHVEKVFSKLQELLAIT, via the coding sequence ATGTCACAGCTTTCCAATATTATAAAGATGGGAGAGAAAGCCCCATCTTTTAGCGCAGTCGATCAACATGGAAACTTGGTCAGGCTTGAAGATTTTAAATCGAGTTGGCTTGTTCTCTACTTTTATCCTAAAGATAATACCCCAGGTTGTACTGTGGAAGCGAAAGATTTTAGTGAATACAAGTCTAAGTTTGATGAGATAGGAGCGAAGATTGTAGGAGTTAGCCCCGATTCAGAAAAGTCTCACTGCAAATTCATCAACAAATACAATTTATCCATTCAGCTTTTAAGCGATCCAGAGCAAGAAGTGTGCGAAGCTTATGGGGTGTGGCAATTAAAAAAGTTTATGGGCAAGGAATATATGGGAGTTGTACGTTCAACTTTTTTGATTACACCCGATGCTCGCTTAGCTTATATATGGTCTAATGTAAGAACTAAAGGTCATGTTGAAAAAGTGTTTAGCAAGTTGCAGGAATTGCTTGCTATAACTTGA
- a CDS encoding STAS domain-containing protein — MQTILDNPKITIICPNGSLDAANSRNFEQELNLALNRVNSTLVLINLEKVDFLDNTGLMVLVSGVRKAKQLGQRVCFSSVSPAHKIIFELAQLDKVFEIFDAGKICNR; from the coding sequence ATGCAAACCATACTTGATAATCCTAAAATTACTATCATCTGTCCCAATGGATCTTTGGATGCCGCAAACAGCCGAAACTTTGAACAAGAATTGAATCTAGCACTTAATCGCGTCAACAGTACTCTTGTACTGATTAATTTAGAAAAAGTTGATTTTCTCGATAATACAGGCTTGATGGTTTTAGTCTCTGGAGTACGAAAAGCAAAACAATTAGGACAAAGAGTTTGCTTCAGCTCCGTTTCTCCGGCTCACAAAATTATTTTTGAATTGGCTCAATTAGATAAAGTGTTTGAAATATTTGATGCAGGAAAGATTTGTAATCGATAA
- a CDS encoding TIGR03960 family B12-binding radical SAM protein — protein MSIAVDKLITSDILKPSRYLGNELLAKHKPWDTATIRWVLTYPEVYEVGASNLGHIILYNILNVQPRQLCDRAYLPGADLTAKLKATQTPLFAVESKRSLIDFDILGFSLSYELGATNILEMLDLAGIPLTTEERLSGDYPLIFAGGQTATSNPEPYVDFFDFIALGDGEELLPEIGLVLEEGKKNSLSRQELLLDLAQVPGVYVPQFYDMAADGSVRSNRPDVPERIIRRVSNPIPAYSIGLVPYAETVHDRLTIEIRRGCTRGCRFCQPGMLTRPARDVEPSKVVETITEGMRQTGYNEFSLLSLSCSDYLALSSVGMEIKNRLKNENISLSLPSQRVDRFDENIANILGGTRKGGLTFAPEAGTQRMRDIVNKGLTNEELLRGVKTAWKKGWDKVKLYFMIGLPGETDVDVLGIAQTVSWLKRECWATGRRLMNFNITVSNFTPKPHTPFQWHSVSTAEFKRKQELLRSEFRKIRGVKVNFTDVRISAMEDFVGRGDRTLASVIRRAWELGAGMDSWFDNLDKAFAAWENAIAEAGLDWKYRQVLCGEWNVMEGSNFDDRLDDILPWDHIDTGIEKKWLKEDLQRAMEAATVPDCSFEGCSHCGICGTDFGHNIVVEPPPIPEFKGDFVPDTTKAKRLRLQFGKKDDMALVGHLDLMRVFDRAVRRAGLPVSFSGGYNPQPRISVANALPLGATSSSEIVDFELTTCDIDNHTFLSKLSSSLPNGIPLYDVCQLDLKAKSASQVLEAAEYLITVNCNREITLSQWQTAINAIKVKDEIWIQHKTKKGKIKDVNLRERLFELELVEPAKVEMNQSNPVQLRYVGACRNDGTVLRPEQIPFMLESVTTVEFELLHIHRNKLILAVE, from the coding sequence GTGTCTATTGCAGTAGATAAATTAATCACGTCGGATATTTTAAAACCATCCCGTTACCTGGGTAATGAGCTTTTAGCAAAGCATAAACCTTGGGATACGGCGACGATACGCTGGGTATTAACTTATCCAGAAGTATATGAAGTTGGTGCTTCCAATTTAGGGCATATCATTCTTTATAATATATTGAATGTTCAGCCCCGTCAGTTATGCGATCGCGCTTACCTACCGGGTGCGGATTTAACAGCAAAGTTAAAAGCAACTCAAACACCTCTGTTTGCGGTAGAGTCAAAGCGAAGTTTGATTGATTTCGATATTCTGGGTTTTAGTCTGAGCTACGAATTAGGCGCTACTAATATATTAGAGATGCTTGATTTGGCTGGCATTCCTTTAACCACAGAAGAAAGGCTGAGTGGAGATTATCCCTTGATTTTCGCCGGGGGACAAACCGCTACGTCTAATCCCGAGCCTTATGTTGACTTCTTCGATTTTATTGCTCTTGGAGATGGTGAGGAGCTATTACCAGAAATTGGCTTAGTTTTAGAAGAAGGTAAGAAGAATTCGCTAAGCCGTCAAGAATTATTATTGGATTTGGCGCAGGTACCTGGTGTATACGTACCGCAGTTTTACGATATGGCCGCTGATGGTTCGGTTCGTTCAAATCGTCCAGATGTGCCAGAACGTATTATTAGAAGAGTTTCTAATCCAATACCAGCTTATTCTATCGGTTTAGTGCCCTATGCCGAAACAGTACACGACCGTTTGACAATTGAAATTCGGCGTGGATGCACCAGAGGATGCAGGTTTTGTCAACCGGGTATGTTGACTCGCCCAGCACGGGACGTAGAACCATCGAAAGTTGTGGAAACAATTACCGAGGGAATGCGCCAGACTGGTTACAATGAATTTTCCTTGTTATCTCTTTCCTGTTCCGATTATCTGGCTTTGAGCTCGGTAGGAATGGAGATCAAAAATCGTCTTAAAAATGAAAATATTTCTCTTTCTTTACCTAGCCAGCGAGTAGACAGGTTTGACGAAAATATCGCTAATATCCTTGGTGGAACCCGGAAAGGTGGTTTAACTTTTGCCCCAGAAGCCGGAACTCAAAGAATGCGCGATATTGTTAATAAGGGCTTGACCAATGAAGAATTATTAAGGGGGGTGAAAACAGCTTGGAAGAAAGGCTGGGATAAGGTAAAGCTTTATTTTATGATTGGTTTACCTGGTGAAACCGATGTTGATGTATTAGGTATCGCTCAAACTGTGAGTTGGCTAAAGCGTGAATGCTGGGCAACGGGTAGAAGACTCATGAACTTTAACATTACAGTTTCCAACTTCACGCCCAAACCTCATACGCCATTCCAGTGGCACTCAGTCTCTACTGCCGAATTTAAACGCAAGCAAGAATTGTTACGTTCTGAATTCCGCAAGATTCGTGGAGTTAAAGTTAACTTTACCGATGTGCGAATTTCGGCAATGGAAGATTTCGTTGGTAGAGGAGACAGAACTCTGGCGAGTGTAATACGTCGTGCTTGGGAATTAGGTGCGGGTATGGATTCGTGGTTCGACAATTTAGATAAAGCTTTTGCAGCTTGGGAAAATGCGATCGCTGAAGCCGGATTAGACTGGAAGTATCGCCAGGTTTTATGTGGTGAATGGAATGTCATGGAAGGCAGCAATTTTGACGATCGCCTTGATGACATATTACCTTGGGACCATATAGATACGGGTATTGAGAAAAAGTGGCTCAAAGAAGATTTGCAACGTGCAATGGAAGCAGCTACCGTTCCCGATTGCTCTTTTGAAGGTTGCTCGCATTGCGGCATTTGCGGTACCGATTTTGGTCATAATATAGTGGTTGAACCACCACCGATTCCAGAATTCAAGGGAGATTTCGTTCCCGATACTACAAAGGCTAAAAGATTGCGACTACAGTTCGGAAAAAAAGATGACATGGCACTGGTGGGTCATTTGGATTTAATGAGAGTGTTTGATCGAGCCGTAAGACGAGCAGGTTTACCAGTATCTTTTAGTGGTGGGTACAATCCACAACCTAGAATATCAGTAGCCAATGCTTTACCATTGGGTGCTACTAGCAGTTCGGAGATTGTAGATTTTGAATTAACAACCTGCGATATTGATAATCATACTTTCCTGAGCAAATTAAGTTCTTCACTACCGAATGGCATACCACTATATGATGTATGTCAACTTGACTTGAAAGCTAAAAGTGCATCTCAAGTACTCGAAGCTGCTGAGTATCTGATTACTGTAAACTGTAACCGAGAAATAACTTTATCCCAATGGCAAACTGCGATTAATGCAATCAAAGTTAAAGACGAAATTTGGATACAGCATAAAACGAAAAAAGGTAAAATTAAAGATGTAAATCTGCGCGAACGTTTGTTTGAATTAGAGTTGGTTGAACCAGCTAAGGTCGAGATGAATCAAAGTAATCCAGTCCAATTGCGTTATGTGGGAGCTTGTCGCAATGATGGTACGGTATTGCGCCCGGAACAAATTCCATTTATGCTTGAATCTGTAACAACAGTAGAATTTGAACTCCTGCACATACATCGGAACAAGCTGATTTTGGCAGTTGAATAA
- a CDS encoding Rne/Rng family ribonuclease has translation MPKQIIIAEQHQIAAVFSEDQIQELVVATGHHQIGDIYLGVVENVLPGIDAAFVNIGDPERNGFIHVTDLGPLRLRRASAAITELLAPQQKVLVQVMKEPTGTKGPRLTGNITLPGRYVVLMPYGRGVNLSRRIRNENERNRLRALAILIKPAGMGLLIRTEAEGKPEEAIIEDLEFLQKQWESIGEQAQTSRAPALLNRDDDFIQRVLRDMYGADVNRIVVDSSTGLKRVKQYLQNWSGGQVPQGLLIDHHRDRTAILEYFRINAAVKEALKPRVDLPSGGYIIIQPTEALTVIDVNSGSFTRSATARETVLWTNCEAATEIARQLRLRNIAGVIVVDFIDMESRRDQLQVLEHFNKALKADKARPQIAQLTELGLVELTRKRQGQNIYELFGESCPTCGGLGHIVHLPGENESRAVSPPAEIAERVVPLPQREPRFSAPRLNSQPEVVDGFADADEGETDFANLNLINHPSYQELGDTNKRRRRRRINTGNGKDEPRINGSPLTLVNDDLEIDSEAEPELRRSADNSLSALSKGWSERPERNRTRVESVKGVLEPPEIVSVEMTDEEQDVYALMGVTPLKKLEKDFKNEKSVIINVVPPGEDEVSISEPEPYSLTPTPKKAKINDIDDVEDEISVEEETEEVEQEESVQTIDKTETATATADRRRRRRRSSLETPSS, from the coding sequence ATGCCGAAACAAATTATCATCGCCGAACAGCATCAAATTGCTGCGGTGTTCTCTGAAGATCAGATACAAGAACTTGTCGTCGCTACTGGTCATCACCAAATTGGTGATATTTACCTAGGAGTAGTAGAAAATGTTTTGCCTGGGATAGATGCAGCATTTGTAAACATTGGCGATCCAGAGCGCAATGGTTTTATTCATGTAACTGACCTCGGACCTTTGAGGTTAAGACGTGCATCAGCAGCAATCACGGAATTATTAGCACCACAGCAAAAAGTGTTGGTGCAAGTGATGAAAGAGCCGACGGGTACTAAAGGACCAAGGCTCACCGGTAATATTACCTTGCCGGGACGTTACGTAGTACTAATGCCTTATGGACGAGGCGTAAATCTATCCCGCAGAATCAGGAACGAAAACGAACGCAACCGTTTGAGAGCTTTAGCAATTTTAATTAAACCAGCTGGAATGGGTTTGTTAATCCGTACTGAAGCCGAAGGTAAACCTGAAGAAGCTATTATCGAAGATTTAGAATTTCTACAAAAGCAGTGGGAGTCAATCGGCGAACAAGCTCAAACCAGCCGTGCGCCAGCTTTACTTAACCGTGATGATGACTTTATCCAGCGCGTTTTACGGGATATGTACGGTGCCGATGTGAATCGGATTGTAGTTGATTCCAGTACTGGTTTAAAGCGAGTCAAGCAGTATTTACAAAATTGGAGCGGCGGACAGGTACCTCAAGGTTTATTAATTGACCACCATCGCGATCGCACGGCGATTTTAGAATATTTCCGAATCAATGCCGCAGTTAAGGAAGCTCTGAAACCAAGAGTAGATTTACCTTCAGGCGGTTACATTATTATTCAGCCGACAGAAGCATTAACGGTAATAGATGTCAACTCAGGTTCCTTTACTCGTTCGGCTACTGCTAGAGAAACCGTATTATGGACAAATTGTGAAGCTGCCACAGAAATAGCACGTCAGTTACGCTTGCGTAATATTGCTGGAGTAATTGTAGTTGATTTCATTGATATGGAATCGCGGCGAGACCAATTACAGGTACTAGAACACTTTAATAAGGCTTTGAAAGCTGATAAGGCTCGTCCTCAAATTGCTCAATTAACTGAATTGGGTTTGGTAGAGCTTACCCGTAAGCGTCAAGGTCAAAATATTTACGAACTATTTGGAGAAAGTTGTCCAACTTGTGGCGGCTTAGGACATATTGTACATTTACCTGGGGAGAACGAATCCCGAGCAGTGTCGCCACCAGCAGAAATAGCCGAGCGTGTGGTACCTTTGCCTCAAAGAGAACCGCGTTTTTCTGCTCCTCGCTTGAACTCCCAACCGGAAGTCGTTGACGGGTTCGCAGATGCAGATGAAGGAGAAACAGATTTTGCAAACTTAAATCTTATAAATCATCCAAGCTATCAAGAATTAGGCGATACTAATAAACGTCGTCGCCGCCGCCGGATTAATACGGGGAATGGCAAAGATGAGCCGAGAATTAATGGGAGTCCGTTGACACTAGTCAATGATGACTTGGAAATTGATTCAGAAGCAGAGCCAGAACTAAGAAGGTCTGCTGATAATTCTTTATCAGCTTTGAGTAAAGGATGGAGCGAAAGACCGGAACGCAATAGAACTAGAGTCGAATCGGTTAAAGGGGTACTCGAACCACCAGAAATTGTTTCTGTGGAAATGACAGATGAAGAACAAGATGTTTACGCTTTAATGGGGGTTACACCTTTAAAGAAATTAGAGAAAGATTTCAAAAACGAGAAATCCGTAATAATTAATGTGGTTCCACCAGGCGAAGATGAAGTAAGCATTTCAGAACCGGAACCCTACTCGCTGACTCCGACTCCGAAGAAGGCGAAAATAAACGATATAGACGATGTAGAAGATGAAATTTCAGTCGAAGAGGAAACAGAAGAAGTAGAGCAAGAAGAATCCGTACAAACTATAGATAAAACTGAAACAGCAACTGCTACAGCAGACAGACGTCGCCGTCGCCGTCGTTCTTCTTTGGAAACACCATCTAGCTAG
- a CDS encoding ribonuclease HII yields the protein MVEIGQAIAATDAPKLPINQNWLEFSTYANTEGLIAGVDEVGRGALFGPVVAAAVILPDVNSLPQLLTSNIKDSKKLSASRRTQLAKQIFDIAIDWKIGFATTAEIDSFNILQASLIAMKRAVLKLKVQPAICLIDGSQPIKNFSIPQQTIVKGDSLSLTIAAASIVAKVWRDDLIIRLANKYSIYDLERNKGYGSKKHILAIQNNGITRLHRKSFRPCQIEQK from the coding sequence ATGGTAGAAATTGGGCAAGCTATAGCTGCAACCGACGCGCCAAAACTCCCCATTAACCAGAATTGGCTAGAATTTTCTACCTATGCCAATACAGAAGGCTTAATTGCAGGTGTAGATGAAGTGGGGAGAGGCGCTTTGTTTGGTCCTGTGGTCGCAGCAGCGGTGATTCTACCAGATGTTAATAGTTTGCCCCAACTCCTCACAAGCAACATTAAAGACAGTAAAAAGCTGTCGGCTTCTCGAAGAACTCAGTTAGCCAAGCAGATTTTTGATATTGCAATAGACTGGAAAATTGGTTTTGCAACTACGGCTGAAATAGACTCTTTTAATATTTTGCAAGCCTCACTAATCGCAATGAAGCGGGCTGTTCTGAAATTAAAGGTACAGCCTGCAATTTGTTTAATTGATGGTTCGCAGCCAATAAAAAATTTTTCAATTCCACAACAAACAATAGTTAAAGGAGATTCGCTTTCGCTGACGATAGCTGCCGCTAGTATTGTTGCTAAAGTTTGGCGCGACGATCTTATAATTCGTCTTGCTAATAAATATTCAATCTACGACTTAGAACGAAACAAAGGTTACGGCAGTAAGAAACATATATTAGCAATACAAAATAATGGCATCACGCGCTTACATCGGAAATCTTTCCGTCCCTGCCAAATAGAGCAAAAGTAA